The genomic window GAGGCTACCGTGTCGACGCTGGTGAATCCCTGGCAATTGCAGATCGTCGGTCGCGATGACTCGATGCAACATGTTCGTCGCTGGTTGTCGCGACTGGTATCCGGGCAATCCAAGCGGTTACACATCACGGCGCCCCCAGGCATTGGCAAGAGCCGGTTTTTATCGGCCGTCGCCGAACAGTTGCAAGAACACAAGTGGCTGCAGATTTTTGAATCGCGATGTCGGCGTCGCGAAGAAGTACCGCTGCAAGCGTTTGATGAAATGCTCGATGCCTTGGCTCGCCGTTACAGCAGCGTCAATGCCGGTCGACTGGAATTGGATCCGGTCAGCTCCCAGATCTTGCGAGCCGCCTTTCCCGTGCTTCGCGGAGTGCTGAAGAAAGCCGACGAGGTTCCTCGCGATCGCTCGCTGGGGCGAGTCGAGGCCAATGACGCCGCGGTGCAGCTGACCGCTCAGATCTGCCGCCACGGTCCGGTGATTATTATCATCGACGACCTGCAATGGGCCGACCAGGATTCCCTGACGTTGCTACATAAATTGGAACAGGAGGTGTCCGGCGTGCTGGGCGTGATCACGGCTTCGCGTGACGATTTCCAACCGCCCCATTTATCGGCGACCGATCAGCTGAAACTGCGGCCGTTGACGATGGACGAATCCACCAAGATGTTGCGTACTCATCTGATGCTGCGACGGATTGATTTGCCCGACGCGATTGTGGAGCGGTTTGTGCGGTTGGCCGCAGGAAACTGCCACCATCTGTTACAGCTGGCCGCCTGTGTCTCGGCGTTTGATTCGCAGGAGCTGGCCAGTTGGGCCGACGGGGGGCCACTGAATATTCGGCAACTCTGGCAGCGGCGTTTTGCACAACTGACCTCCGACCAGAGAATCGTGTTGACCAGCATGGTCGCCGCCGGTGGTCCGGTCGATCTGGGAGACGTGTTGTCGGTGACCGAGTTGGGCGATGCCGGGCGCCGCGCGGTGGCTTCGCTGCTGCAGGAAAACTGGCTGAACGAACGTGTGCAGACCCACCACATCGAGATCTTTCACGACACGATCGCTGAGGCTTTGGTCGAATTCCTGCCGCCCGATCAGTTGCGGAATGCCCATGCCCAGTGGGCGGCTCGGTTGATCGCTTCCGAGAAAGCCGTGCCGGCGGCTCGGATCGCCGGTCAGCTGATCGAATCCGATCAGAAGGAAGCCGCCACGCCCTATGCGATCCGGGCTGCAGAGGAAGCCATGCAACGCTTCGCGTTTGGCGAAGCGGCGCGTTGGCATCACCGCGCCGCCGAGTTACTCGACGGTGCCGAGGCGGTCGAACACCTGCGTCTCGCCGCCGAAGCGTTTACCGTCGGCGGGCAATCGGCGCAAGCCGCCAAGACCTATCTGCAGTTGGCTGGCCATCCCCACGAACCCTACCAGGAACGCGCCCGCGGCTTGGCGGCCGATAGTTTTCTGCGGGCCGGAGAGATTCACAAAGCGCGTGATGCCACGGCGCGGTTGGCAAAACAATTGGGCCTGCCCCAGCCCAAACCGCAGTGGCTCAGCACCTTGTGGATCGTCACCAATTTGATCCGCATGAGGCTCCGCGGCGGCTATCGCTTGCCCCAGCCCGCCGCAGGCCAAGAAGACGGCCACGCACGGGCCGAGGCCTGTTTTCGGATCACCCGCGCGCTGTCGGTGTATGACAACATCTACGCCGCGGAACTGCTAACGACCGGATTACTGAAACTAAAACATTTTGATGCGATCCGCGACTGTGTGCATAGCGGTTCCGCCTACGTCGCCTTTGGCAGTTACACCCCAGGGTGGTGGCGCCGGGACAGTGTGCGGTTGCTGGGCGAAGTCATGCAAGCCGCGCAGCGGGATGGCTCGCCGGATTCCTTGGCTCATGCCCTCAACGCCACCGGGTTCCACCACTGGATGCTGTGCGAGTTCGCCGACTCCCTGACGCCGCTGGAAGAGTCCGGCGACCTATATCGAAACCAATGCAAGGGACGAATTTTTGAATCGGTGCACACGGCTCTGGCCACTCTGACGTCCTGTTTCTTTCTCGGTCGTGTGGAGCAGCTGATCCAATCTTCGCAAGCCATGATCCGCGATGCGCGCGACCGTGACGATCAATTTACGTTGCATGTTGCCACGACGGGGTTTGCCGCCACCGCGCTTCTATTTCTGGGCGAAACCCGCTCGGTCAAACAATTTAATCGCAGTTCCGCGGCCCCGGGACGCCGTGAAAATCCGCAGATGTTTCATGCCTTGCAAACCATTGCACTCGTATTTCAAAAGCTGTATGCCGGCTACCCGCAGCAGGCCGCCAAGTTGTTGGAGGTGCATCGTAGATCGTTTCGTCGCAGTGGCTTCTTTCGGCTTCAACTCGGGCGGGTTAGTTGGTCCTGGCTGAAAGCCAACGCCGCTTTGCAAGTCGCCCTATCAGCTGACGAATCGAATGCTAAGCGTTGGCTGCAAGAAGCCTCGCAGCAGGCCCACCGCCTGGCGGCCGAGAACCTGCCCTTCGCCACCTTGGCATCGAATCTGACCTTCGCCCGCGTCGCGGAATTGCAAGGGCAAACCGAATCGGCCAAGACGCTGTATCGTGAGGCTGCCGGCGCCGCCGATCAACAGCAACTGGAACCCTTTCGGTTGGCCGCATTGGACGGCCTGGATGCGCTGGGACGCAACCGACGCGTAGACACTCGGCTGCATGATTTTCTGCTGACGGCCAATGTGCACGATCCGGCGGCCAGCGAAAAACTGTATGTCCCGTCCCGCGGCCAATGAGCCTGCAACGTCAGCGACAACGATGCAGGGTCATCAGGGCCATCGCCGTGCCATATTGTTGGTGATAGTCATACAGTGGGTAATCCCACCAGCAGCCATTTTTCTCCTGCCGCTGCAGGATCAATTCGGCCACCATCGCTTGATAAGGGCCCCGCTGTTCGGACGGTAACAGCTCGATGCATTCGCCGGCATAATAGTGCCCAAAGTAGTAAAAGTAGCCTGCTACCTGAAACCAAGACTCATGCGGGATGGGGCGTTTGCGGCCGATGTCCAACCAACCGTTGCGTTCGTACAAACGGTACAGCCAGTGTTTTAAAACATTGTCGGTAACCGCTTCGTCGCCCCACAATCGCAACGCCGCGTTACAGCACTGCGAGCGTCCCAAGCTGCCGCCGGGACGATTGATGCCCCGCATCGGCCGATACTTCAAGTACTCGCCATACAGATACGCAAAATTGGGTTTCTGTTGACGTTTGGTAGCCGCCACGGCTCGCCGCACCACATCTTCGGGCGGCTCGATTCCCGCTTCGCGAGCTTCCGCAAACGCCACCAATACGGCTCCGTTGACAAAGCTGATCGAATCCGAGGTGGGCCGGCGAGCTTGATAACGAAAGTCATAATACCCCCACCCGCCATCGACCGATTCGTAGCGTTTCAGTCGATCAAACTGACTGCGGACCAACGCTTCCAGGGCGGCTCGCTGATCGTGTTCTTGGGGGTACCGAGCGCGCAACCGCAGCAGAGCTTGAATCGCATAGGCGTGTCCCCAGACGTTGTACAGCGCCGTCCCGGTAGCGCGACGCAGCCGCGGCAATTCCGCCACCAACCAAGCTTCGCCTCGCTCGATGGCTTCGGCGGCCGCGGGATCATCGGCGGCCACTTCCAACAACGCCGACAAGCACAGCGAGGTGGTTGCCGTGCGAAAGGCATGGTGGGCACCGGGCACCGGCGCGTAGATATTCAGGTCTTTGGTGTTGGTCGCCGACCCCCAGGAACCGTTGGGATTCTGATCGTCAATCAGAAATTGCACGCCCCGCTCGATGGCCGTTTGCAGGGCCGCGGCGGAGGGCGAATCGATTTCGGGCAACTGCGGAGGCTGGCTGAAGTCCAGCGGTTGCAGCCGAGATTCGGCTTCGACCGTGTCTTGCGCCCGAGCAAGTGAGCCGCCGTCAAAGGTGCCGCCGACAACCACTCCGCTGACGGCCAGCGCCGCGATGCCAATCGCCGAGAACCGCGAATTATTCCTCATCTTCGCCGCCCTGTGTGGGTTCTTCAAAGGTAACCGTTGCGTTCAGGCCGGGCACGATGCGGCGTGCCTTAGCGTCCTTGGCTTTGGGGACCGCCAAAGACATCACGCAGCTAAATTTATTGTTCGCAAACGGAACCGTTTCCAACTTTTTAACGGTGGCCTGCAAGGTCTGATCCGGCAAGATTTTGACCACGGTCTGGCCGCGATCCCCGACGTTCAGTTTGGCCAATTGTTGTTCATCGACTTCGGCCAGCAACTGAAAGCGATCGAGCGAAACGACCGTGCAGAGGACCTGATCGGGGGTGGCTTTGGAACCGGCTTTCAGGCTACTGGGTTTGTCGCCCAGTTTGCCGCGCGTGAGGCCGCCGTGATAAACCAAGCCGGCAAACGGAGCCTGCAGCGTCAACGCTTTGCGTTCGGCTTTGAGGGTCTCTAGTTTGGTTTTCTGTTGTTTCAATTCGGTTCGCTGTTTGCGAAGTTCGATTTCTTTTTTGACACGTGAATCTTGCAACTCGCGAAGCGTTTTGGCGTGGGCCAGTTCGGCTCGTTCGAAGGTATCGCGGGCGGCTTCTTGTTGGGAGGGGATCGTTTGTTCGAGGGCACGTTGGTGGCGAGTCTTGGCCAACCGCAACCGGTAGGTGGCCGTTTCGACCGCGCTCTTGGCCCGCTTCAGAACGATCTCTTCGCTCTCCTCGGTGAGCTCATCCTCTTCGTACATCTTCTGCAATTGGTCGAGCTCTTCCTGGACATTTTCCAGAGATTCTTTGGCGGACTTCAGCGAAAACTCCGCCGCTGCTATGGCTTGTTCGTGATCGACGTCGTTGTAATTGTCGAAAGCTTGTCGGGCGGCTTTGAAGGTCCGTTTGGCGGCCGCGCGATCCAATTCCTGTTGAGTGAGGAATTGTTTGTGGGCGAATTCGGCGGTGGCCATGTCCAATTCGGCCAGCTGCAGTTCGGTTTGTTCCTTATCGATCCGTTGGTCGATGTCTTCGGTGTCGAACCACACGATGGCTTGCCCCTTGCGGACCTCGGTGCCATGCGGAACGATGCGTTTCAGTTCCAGGCTGGCGATTTCTTCGGTGCCTGAGGAAATTTCGGCGGTTCGCACCGAAGCCACCACGCCGCTGACGGTGAAGGTGGCCGGCGCGGCGGGTTGGTCCTTCTGGTCCGCGTTTTCTTCGGCCGAGAGGGGCCCGCAGGTGGCGAAACCTAGGCTCAGCAATAACAACAACAAGCGACACTGGCGATACATCGTTTTCTCACTGGGAAAGTTCATCGAGGTGGATTTTCAAGCGACCATGCCTCCTATCATAACCACTAATTCGCCCCCGCCCTTTCCAGACGTCTCGATTTGCTTGTTCGAAGTCATCGGCCAGGTGGTGAGGAGCGTATAACGTGAGCGGAAGTTCGGGATCCGGGTAGTGGGCCCAGACCACATAGCCATCGCGGTAAGCCGCCGGATCGTCGTTACCGTACAGCAAGCGGCGTTCGATCACCGCCTGGATTTCAAAGGGAATATCCTCCACGGCGGTGATCAATAGTTCCCTTTGTTCCTCGTCGCCACGCGCCGCCCAGATATGCCGGACCGTTTCGTCGAAGGTGACGCCGGCCCCGCCCGAGTCGGCCGGCGGAGGCATTGTCGCCGGGGGCGAGCCGGCGGTCGGCTCGATTACAGCGGCCTCGGGCAATGGCGGCGCACTGCCCTCCCCCAGAGCCACGGGCGGCAGCAATTGGAAGCCGGCGTTGGCTTTCCAATCCGGCCAGTGGGTTATATCGACGACCAAATCGGTCGTCCATGACAGACGGTTGTCGGACAGGTCCAGCGAGTAAGCCGTGGTTTCGGGTAACTGGATCCGCAGGGGGATGCGGGTGACCTGGCCGGCCGGCAGTGTGGTTTCGCCGGCCGCCTGCAACTCGTTGGCAAATACTTCGTGACGCCGCGTGCTGCGGTTGCTGCCCGAACCAGAGACACAGATCTCGGTTCCGGAAACCTTCCATAAGATGCGGTTCAATTGCACGTTGCGTTTGGGATGGATCACCAGTTCGGCCAGCAATTCTTGTCCCGGTGCCAGACGCGGGGTGTCCAGACGGTATTCCACTTCGCCCAAGCGAGCGCGTGGTAAGAAGCGAAACACCAACCACCAGACGCCGACCAGCATGCCGATCGGAATGGCCAAGATCCAGGCGAAGGGATTGGCCAGAATCACGATCGCGAAAATCAGGAAGAACACGCTACCGAAGATTTTCAGGCCCACGCCGCCGTTCGCCGCTTGGGCCGCTTGACCGACCAGCACATCGTCCGGACCACCGGTCGGCCAGACCTGGATCATCCGGCTGGTCTTGGGGTCAAAGCTCCAGGGGATATACGCCCTCGCCTCGATCGCATGGTCGACGTTTAAGTAGTGTCCGTGATAGGTCGGTGGCCAGGGGGCGGTGATCAACTCAAAGTCGTAGCGATACGTTTGGCCGGCGACCCACTGGCCCTGAAACACCGTCAGGGTCTGGCCCGCCCCGGTCGCGACATTGCCGTAGCCGTGCGTCCGCCAGGCAGTTTTTACTTCCAATCCCTTGCACTGCACGTCTGCGTCGGTGTGCACCACCACGGTCCCGCGGACCGATTGCCCGCCCCAAAACGACTCGTTCTCTTCCGCCAGCTCAATCGATAAATTGCACTTTGCCACTGGGGTCTCCCGAGTGCCGTTGGACGCGTTCGTACAGGTAGCTTTCCATTGCTCGAATGTCCGTCCCAAACCGTTTGTGTAGATACGTCGCATCGTCGAGAGTGATGCGGGGCACGGGACGGTCGGCATCTAACCTAACCGCCTCCAAGCGGCGATTAAATACCGCGACCAAATGATTGGCATCGACCAACTGGTCGACATGCACCGTGCTGACCGTGTAGCCGTAGCGCCGCAGCACCCTAGCCAAGTCCACGTGGGTTCCCAAGATCAAGGCAACGCCTCGCCGAAAGGCTTCGCGACGAGCACGGCAGGGCAACCGCTGGGCTTCGTCGACTAGCAGCGGCGTGCCCCGAGGAATCGCCGGTAGCGGGCCGTCTTCGGGCAGGTAGACATACGCCGATCCGGGCAGCAACCGCTCGAGGGCCAGCAAATGCGTGCTCTTGCCTCGCCCGCAGTCGCCGATGAATTGCAGGGCCTGGTCGGCGGCGGCGACCTGCGGCAGCCAACGCGCCGCATCGACCACCGCCAACGCCGCGCGATCCTCTCGTGTCAATTCACCGAAGGGGTTGCTGCGGAGGTTCAACGCCGCGAACGGCAACCACTGTCCGGCGGCGGATGGACGCATGAAAACATGCCACAGGCGATGGCGGACAGGAACAGGCGGCGTGAACAAGACATCGACAGGCTTAGGCTTCTTCGTCAGCGGGAGGATCGGCTGCTGGAGGTTGGTTGGACCCAGACTTCAAATCGTGCTGCAGTCGCGTGCGAACCCGTAATGCTTCCCAAACCCAATACACGGTCAGTATAAAGAAACAGGTCGAGGCCAGCAGCTGCCAGTTGGCGGCAAAGCGGCTGAAGTACATAAACGTCAGCCCGCCCATCGCGCAGCCGCCGGCTTGGGCAAATTTGCGAATCACCGTGCTGTGGGTTTGTTGGCTGACGCTGCGTTGAATCGCGCTGCGTGCCGAAACATTTGCCAGCTCACGCATGGCGGCCAGATTGCTGGTGCGTTCGGGAGCCTGCGAACATGGGACGTAGGGCGCATCGGGGTCCGCCGCCGGCTCGTCGGCCGGCGGCGCGTCCGTCACCTCAGGCTCGCTGGGGACGCTGTTCATCGCTACCGGTTCCACCGGAGCGGGCGGAGGCGGTGAAGCGGCGGCCTGCGGGGCAGACGTCGAACTGGTGCCGTGGACGCGTTGCAGCAAGCGATTCATGTAGGCTTCGATGGATTCATCGTCAGCGTCTTCGCTGGAGGCCTCCGAGGTCGGTTCGGCAGCGCTGGCCGGTTCGGCAGCGCTGGCCGGTTCGGCAGCGCTGATCGGTTCGGCAGCGCTGATCGGTTCGGCAGCGCTGACCTCCGCGGGGGGCTCGGTGGTGTCGGCTTCATAAGCCCCGCTCGCTTGGTACCCGTCAGCGGGGCCGAAATCAGCCTCTGCTGAATAGCCCTGTTCCGTTTCGCCCGGCAGGGCCGATTCATAGCCCGTGGCCGATGCATGCGGCTCCACGTCCTCCGGCGGATAGCCGGGGTCCGAGACAAACTCATCCGCATCGGCAAAGTTGGTAGGCACGTCCAAGTCGTAGGGCGCCGAAGTCGGTGGTTCGGCGTCTTCTTGCGCAATCGAAGAGGTTTCGCTGGGGGCCTGGTAACCGGGCTCGCTGACGAATCCGGTTTGTGGATCGTCGCCCCAAGGGGAAAGCGAACCTTCAGCGGGCGACTCCGCAGCCAACTCGCTCAGCAACTGACTGGCCAACGAGCCCTCGGCCAGTTGGTCATCGGCAGCCGTCTCCCCATCGTCGAGCAATCCTTCCGGCTGAGGCATGTCGCCCGCGTCATCGGCGTGGAACGCGTCGCCGGTGTTGACGGAGGCAAAGGCGTCGGCCGTGTTGTCGGTTTCGTCGACCCGTTCGATGACTTCGTCGACCGGTTCAGCCACCTGGTTGATCGGTAGACCGGTTTCGGCCGATTGGTCGAATGGTTCGTCGAAGAATTCGATGCCTGAATGTTCCCCGACGATCTCTTCCTGCGGCTCGGCAGAGGCATCGGCCCAGGTCATGTCGCTGTGATTGCTGACCGTCGCGCCGATCTCGGGCGTCTCGGTCAGCGGTTCTTCTTGCCAGGGGTTGGCCGCAAACTCTTCCGAAGGCGCCGGGATGTCGGGCGACGTGTAGGCGGGAAGTTCGGCCGCGGGTTCGGCAGTCGCGGATTCGACAGCATCGACGTGCTCGCTGGCGTCGGCGTGTTGTTCTGAGCCGAAGTGGTGCTCTGCGTCGGCGTTTTGATCCGAATCGGTGTGCGGAGCGGTGGCGGAAGGTTCCGATTGATAAGTCGGCCAGCCACTGTCATTCCATTCCGATGCGCTATCGGTCAAGGGTGCGTCTTCGTCCGCAGGCGGCTCGGCGGTCGCTTCCGTCAAGGGCTCGAGCTCTGCGGAGGACGGATCGGCAAGCGGCGCTGCGGGAAAGGCTTGCCATGCGGAGCCCGGTTCTTCGGTTCCGTCTTGGGAGCCTAATACGCTATCGCTGCCCAGCTCAGCATTCGGCTCCATCGACACCGTGTTCAGGATCTGGTCGACCATGGTGGCATCTTCGCCGGTCGCTTCGTCCGCAGTTGCAACTTCCTCGTCCGCTACGGCATCCTCGTGCGCTACGGCATCCTCGGACGCTGCGGCATTTTCCGGCGGCAGTAAGTCTTCGGCGGGTTCGGCCGGGGTCGGCTGGGCATCGGCGTCGGCGTTGGGCTGTGTTGCCGGGGCGTCGACGTTGTCGTAGTCGTTGCGGAGTTCGAGCAGTTGTTGTTCGGTGGATTCCAACCGTTGTCGGATCGCATCGAGTTCTTCGCTGGTGGGCCGCGCCTGCAGGTTCTGCTCGGCGACCTCGAGAGCTTGTCGAGTGGTTTGCAGTTCGTCTCGGAGCGATTCGGCGGTAGCGTTGCTAGTCGACAGATTGGCGACCGCAACGGCCAAGTCTTGGCTGACGCGTTGCATCGTCTCGCGAAGCTCATTGGACTCCGCTTCCCAACTTTCGCGATCCTGTTGGCGTGCCCGGTCGGTTTGTTGCACCAGGTTTTCCAGTCGATCCACCGATTCCAACGCGTCGGCGCATTGTTGTCGCAGTTGGTCAGCTTCTTCGCTGGCCTTGGTGACGGTCGCTTGCAGCTGGTCGACCTGCTCTCGCAGCCCGCGAATTAAGGCGTCCTGAGCGGCGATCTGCTGGGCTCGTTGTTCAGCGCTTTCCAAGGCGGCGTCGCGTTGCTGCGAAACCTGTTTCAACTGTTCGGTCAGGCGATCACGTTGCGAGCTGATCTCCAGACAGGTTTGGTTGGAATTGGCGATTTGTTCGCTGACCGCCGCGCACTTGCGAGTCAGCTCTTCGACTTGCTCGAGGGCTTGCTGGCGATCTTCAGCCAGTTGGCGGCTGGTTTCCTGAGCCGCCTGCAGCTCGGCGCGGACCTCGTCGCTCGACTGTCGGTGTTGTTCGCGTTCATCCTCCAACTGGGCGCATTGTTCGGCCAGGGCGTCACGTTGTTCGGCGTGCTGCTGAGCCGTCGCGGTGACGGTCTGCAGGTTATTGGTCATTTCTACCAACTGTTGCTGCATCTTGGCGAGCGAAGTGTTGGTTGCCAAGTTTTGCTGTTGGGTGGCTTCGAACCGTCCCAGGACTTCGTCCAACTGAGCTTGGTAATGCTGCTCGAGTTCTGCTTGCTGCCGCGCCAGAGCTTGCGCGGTTTCGGCTTCCAGATCGCGCGTTGGCTCCGCGGGCGTTTGTTGCTCCGCGGCCACGGGATCCGCTCCGGGCTGGAGGTCCGCCGCCGCTGTGGACGCATGGTCCGCTGGGCTATCGGCTTGATCCCCCGCGTCTTGTGATGAAGACGCCGAGTCTGGCGATGAAGATGGATCGTTGGAATCGGTCCCGGGGAATTGTTGGTACCGCATGCCGTCGGCAAAAGACAGTCGCCCCTGTTCGGCGGAGATTGGCGTTTCCTCTTCAGCTTGCCGCGTATCGTGCAGCAGTTCGAAGCAATACTGTCCCAGTTGGAAGCGATCGTTGGTCTGCAATTCGGCTTCGGTGACTCGTTTGCCGTTGACCGAGATGGGCACGGAATAGGCTCGTACCAACGTGCGATGCTCGCTCCGTAGCAACACTGCGTGTAGGCTGCGCAGGCTGGTGTCTTCCAACCGGATCGAGCAACCGGAGCCACTGCCGAAGGTGTACCGGGTTCCGGTCAGCCGCATCCGGCGGTTGGGGGTGCCGGGGCGTGAGACACGAAACTCCAGGCAGCCACTGGGCGGCGTGTCTCCACGGTGTGCGGTTTCGGTGGCCTGCGTTTGGTGTGGATGATCGGTGGTCACTGTAGCTTCCCCGCGGTTTCGTCAGATCGATGGAATCGATCG from Roseimaritima ulvae includes these protein-coding regions:
- a CDS encoding FHA domain-containing protein, which translates into the protein MTTDHPHQTQATETAHRGDTPPSGCLEFRVSRPGTPNRRMRLTGTRYTFGSGSGCSIRLEDTSLRSLHAVLLRSEHRTLVRAYSVPISVNGKRVTEAELQTNDRFQLGQYCFELLHDTRQAEEETPISAEQGRLSFADGMRYQQFPGTDSNDPSSSPDSASSSQDAGDQADSPADHASTAAADLQPGADPVAAEQQTPAEPTRDLEAETAQALARQQAELEQHYQAQLDEVLGRFEATQQQNLATNTSLAKMQQQLVEMTNNLQTVTATAQQHAEQRDALAEQCAQLEDEREQHRQSSDEVRAELQAAQETSRQLAEDRQQALEQVEELTRKCAAVSEQIANSNQTCLEISSQRDRLTEQLKQVSQQRDAALESAEQRAQQIAAQDALIRGLREQVDQLQATVTKASEEADQLRQQCADALESVDRLENLVQQTDRARQQDRESWEAESNELRETMQRVSQDLAVAVANLSTSNATAESLRDELQTTRQALEVAEQNLQARPTSEELDAIRQRLESTEQQLLELRNDYDNVDAPATQPNADADAQPTPAEPAEDLLPPENAAASEDAVAHEDAVADEEVATADEATGEDATMVDQILNTVSMEPNAELGSDSVLGSQDGTEEPGSAWQAFPAAPLADPSSAELEPLTEATAEPPADEDAPLTDSASEWNDSGWPTYQSEPSATAPHTDSDQNADAEHHFGSEQHADASEHVDAVESATAEPAAELPAYTSPDIPAPSEEFAANPWQEEPLTETPEIGATVSNHSDMTWADASAEPQEEIVGEHSGIEFFDEPFDQSAETGLPINQVAEPVDEVIERVDETDNTADAFASVNTGDAFHADDAGDMPQPEGLLDDGETAADDQLAEGSLASQLLSELAAESPAEGSLSPWGDDPQTGFVSEPGYQAPSETSSIAQEDAEPPTSAPYDLDVPTNFADADEFVSDPGYPPEDVEPHASATGYESALPGETEQGYSAEADFGPADGYQASGAYEADTTEPPAEVSAAEPISAAEPISAAEPASAAEPASAAEPTSEASSEDADDESIEAYMNRLLQRVHGTSSTSAPQAAASPPPPAPVEPVAMNSVPSEPEVTDAPPADEPAADPDAPYVPCSQAPERTSNLAAMRELANVSARSAIQRSVSQQTHSTVIRKFAQAGGCAMGGLTFMYFSRFAANWQLLASTCFFILTVYWVWEALRVRTRLQHDLKSGSNQPPAADPPADEEA
- a CDS encoding vacuolar protein sorting-associated family 26 protein, translated to MAKCNLSIELAEENESFWGGQSVRGTVVVHTDADVQCKGLEVKTAWRTHGYGNVATGAGQTLTVFQGQWVAGQTYRYDFELITAPWPPTYHGHYLNVDHAIEARAYIPWSFDPKTSRMIQVWPTGGPDDVLVGQAAQAANGGVGLKIFGSVFFLIFAIVILANPFAWILAIPIGMLVGVWWLVFRFLPRARLGEVEYRLDTPRLAPGQELLAELVIHPKRNVQLNRILWKVSGTEICVSGSGSNRSTRRHEVFANELQAAGETTLPAGQVTRIPLRIQLPETTAYSLDLSDNRLSWTTDLVVDITHWPDWKANAGFQLLPPVALGEGSAPPLPEAAVIEPTAGSPPATMPPPADSGGAGVTFDETVRHIWAARGDEEQRELLITAVEDIPFEIQAVIERRLLYGNDDPAAYRDGYVVWAHYPDPELPLTLYAPHHLADDFEQANRDVWKGRGRISGYDRRHGRLKIHLDELSQ
- a CDS encoding prenyltransferase/squalene oxidase repeat-containing protein → MRNNSRFSAIGIAALAVSGVVVGGTFDGGSLARAQDTVEAESRLQPLDFSQPPQLPEIDSPSAAALQTAIERGVQFLIDDQNPNGSWGSATNTKDLNIYAPVPGAHHAFRTATTSLCLSALLEVAADDPAAAEAIERGEAWLVAELPRLRRATGTALYNVWGHAYAIQALLRLRARYPQEHDQRAALEALVRSQFDRLKRYESVDGGWGYYDFRYQARRPTSDSISFVNGAVLVAFAEAREAGIEPPEDVVRRAVAATKRQQKPNFAYLYGEYLKYRPMRGINRPGGSLGRSQCCNAALRLWGDEAVTDNVLKHWLYRLYERNGWLDIGRKRPIPHESWFQVAGYFYYFGHYYAGECIELLPSEQRGPYQAMVAELILQRQEKNGCWWDYPLYDYHQQYGTAMALMTLHRCR
- a CDS encoding serine/threonine-protein kinase — encoded protein: MGNSGAGYDDEEDDEFFERRFESFPIGDEEGDSTAVYDRGDMDTDEGFPKSKQTPEVGPWRSGARIRGYRIQRLLGQGATGAVYSAVDAASNSQVALKVLLRPEANTINRLKRGFRALAEVFHPNLVMLYGLHQYEDQCFISMEQVDGLPLLKAIASEDIHDAKAFYNRLNAILREAGRALHALHSNQLVHRDIKPNNILIDRTGRLRLIDYGMVGSFDPVWDPDGHRAYVAGNQKYMAPEVLSKQNYPPGSDIFSLGRVIAKVARSCHPYGKSIRLDSEKLLPIDMPKSLKNLIRRMLSVEVKERPTAWEVASAAGGASEATVSTLVNPWQLQIVGRDDSMQHVRRWLSRLVSGQSKRLHITAPPGIGKSRFLSAVAEQLQEHKWLQIFESRCRRREEVPLQAFDEMLDALARRYSSVNAGRLELDPVSSQILRAAFPVLRGVLKKADEVPRDRSLGRVEANDAAVQLTAQICRHGPVIIIIDDLQWADQDSLTLLHKLEQEVSGVLGVITASRDDFQPPHLSATDQLKLRPLTMDESTKMLRTHLMLRRIDLPDAIVERFVRLAAGNCHHLLQLAACVSAFDSQELASWADGGPLNIRQLWQRRFAQLTSDQRIVLTSMVAAGGPVDLGDVLSVTELGDAGRRAVASLLQENWLNERVQTHHIEIFHDTIAEALVEFLPPDQLRNAHAQWAARLIASEKAVPAARIAGQLIESDQKEAATPYAIRAAEEAMQRFAFGEAARWHHRAAELLDGAEAVEHLRLAAEAFTVGGQSAQAAKTYLQLAGHPHEPYQERARGLAADSFLRAGEIHKARDATARLAKQLGLPQPKPQWLSTLWIVTNLIRMRLRGGYRLPQPAAGQEDGHARAEACFRITRALSVYDNIYAAELLTTGLLKLKHFDAIRDCVHSGSAYVAFGSYTPGWWRRDSVRLLGEVMQAAQRDGSPDSLAHALNATGFHHWMLCEFADSLTPLEESGDLYRNQCKGRIFESVHTALATLTSCFFLGRVEQLIQSSQAMIRDARDRDDQFTLHVATTGFAATALLFLGETRSVKQFNRSSAAPGRRENPQMFHALQTIALVFQKLYAGYPQQAAKLLEVHRRSFRRSGFFRLQLGRVSWSWLKANAALQVALSADESNAKRWLQEASQQAHRLAAENLPFATLASNLTFARVAELQGQTESAKTLYREAAGAADQQQLEPFRLAALDGLDALGRNRRVDTRLHDFLLTANVHDPAASEKLYVPSRGQ